A stretch of the Solanum dulcamara chromosome 6, daSolDulc1.2, whole genome shotgun sequence genome encodes the following:
- the LOC129892004 gene encoding pentatricopeptide repeat-containing protein At2g18940, chloroplastic: MKQLMSKRTMEKLSKLKGTQIICQYPHFHPRPPIATSSVPPKCGFFPIHNAAIRKIECWGGKRFIHTDTAEEMISESEDDATMNEFLSRFTWIMRGKLMEVYPDFEKKTIDGMLLFIVGKVVSELEKGGFDQIVGGSSSPSGDFSEDLWKTVWEVSNVVLEDMEKAKRKEKMKNFLQDEQVKEMCRFAGEVGIRGDMLREYRFKWAREKMEESEFYQSLERFKEEEQKAQQGSSYCIGAVEQDSPVEDPKLVALPKRHGKINYKIYGLDLSDSKWSQVADKIHEAEKIIWPQEPKQIDGKCKIVTEKILSSQEEDDYSPLIAEWVQLLQPSRVDWINLLDRLKNRNPSLYLKIAEHVLGEESFQTNIRDYSKLIDAHARDNRLEDAKRIIKKMSENGIVPDILTSTTMVHMYSKAGDLDRAKSAFESLRTQGFLPDMGIYNSMILAYVNAGDPKKGESLMKEMELRNIKPSREIYMALLRSFSQHGDANGAQRIATTMQFSGFQPTFESCTLLVEAFGKAGDPDQARQNFDYMIKLGHKPDDRCTASMIAAYEKKNLLDKALNLLMDLEKDGFEPGVATYSVLVDWLGKMQLIDEAEQVLDKIAEQGEAPPFKVHISLCDMYARANVEKKTLQSLGVLEAKQKQLGPEDFERIIWSLIAGGFVQDAQKFQGLMEARGFTVSEQLQVTLMASQTFLRRRPSVR, encoded by the exons ATGAAGCAGCTAATGAGCAAGCGAACAATGGAGAAATTGTCAAAACTCAAAGGTACGCAAATTATATGTCAGTACCCCCATTTTCATCCGAGACCCCCAATCGCTACATCCTCCGTTCCGCCGAAATGTGGATTTTTCCCCATTCACAACGCTGCAATTCGAAAAATTGAATGTTGGGGTGGTAAAAGATTCATTCACACCGAtacagctgaagaaatgatAAGTGAGTCAGAGGATGACGCCACAATGAATGAGTTCTTGTCAAGATTTACTTGGATAATGCGTGGAAAACTCATGGAAGTATATCCAGATTTTGAGAAGAAAACAATTGATGGGATGCTGTTGTTTATTGTTGGCAAGGTTGTTTCCGAGCTGGAAAAAGGTGGTTTCGATCAGATAGTTGGAGGGTCCTCCTCACCTTCTGGGGATTTTAGTGAGGATTTGTGGAAGACAGTGTGGGAGGTGAGCAATGTGGTGTTGGAAGATATGGAGAAAGCAAAAAGGAAGGAGAAAATGAAGAACTTTCTTCAAGATGAGCAAGTTAAGGAGATGTGTAGGTTTGCCGGTGAAGTGGGTATACGTGGAGACATGCTTAGGGAGTATAGGTTCAAATGGGCACGTGAGAAGATGGAGGAGAGTGAGTTTTATCAGAGTCTTGAACGTtttaaggaagaagaacaaaaagCTCAACAAGGTAGCTCATATTGTATTGGGGCCGTGGAGCAGGACAGCCCCGTTGAGGACCCTAAACTTGTGGCTCTTCCAAAAAGGCATGGGAAAATTAACTACAAAATTTATGGACTTGATTTGTCCGATTCTAAATGGTCTCAAGTGGCTGATAAGATTCACGAGGCTGAGAAAATCATATGGCCTCAAGAACCAAAACAAATAGATGGCAAGTGCAAAATTGTTACTGAAAAAATACTTTCTTCGCAGGAGGAAGATGATTATTCTCCACTTATAGCAGAATGGGTACAACTTCTCCAACCTAGCAGGGTAGACTGGATAAATTTGCTTGATAGATTGAAGAACCGAAATCCTAGTCTATATTTGAAG ATTGCAGAACACGTGCTTGGTGAAGAGTCCTTCCAAACAAACATACGTGACTACTCAAAACTCATTGATGCCCATGCTAGGGATAATCGGCTAGAAGATGCCAAGAGAATTATCAAAAAGATGAGTGAAAATGGAATTGTACCTGATATTCTCACATCAACTACCATGGTTCACATGTACAGCAAAGCAGGTGATCTGGATCGAGCAAAATCTGCATTTGAGAGCTTGAGAACTCAAGGATTCCTACCAGACATGGGGATTTACAATTCCATGATCCTAGCCTATGTAAATGCTGGTGACCCAAAGAAAGGTGAATCATTGATGAAGGAAATGGAGTTAAGAAACATCAAACCCTCTAGGGAGATCTATATGGCCCTCCTAAGGTCATTTTCTCAGCATGGTGATGCTAATGGAGCCCAAAGAATAGCAACTACAATGCAATTTTCAGGATTTCAGCCCACTTTCGAGTCATGTACTTTACTTGTTGAGGCATTTGGAAAAGCTGGTGACCCTGATCAGGCAAGACAGAATTTTGATTACATGATTAAACTTGGGCACAAGCCAGATGATAGATGCACTGCTAGCATGATAGCAGCTTATGAGAAGAAGAACCTGCTGGATAAAGCCTTAAATCTTTTAATGGATCTTGAAAAAGATGGCTTTGAGCCTGGGGTGGCTACTTATTCAGTTTTGGTGGATTGGTTGGGTAAAATGCAACTAATTGATGAAGCTGAACAGGTCTTGGATAAAATTGCTGAGCAGGGTGAGGCTCCTCCATTTAAGGTTCATATTAGCCTATGTGACATGTATGCAAGAGCTAATGTTGAGAAAAAGACTCTTCAATCTCTTGGAGTTTTGGAGGCAAAACAGAAGCAGTTGGGACCAGAAGATTTCGAGAGGATTATATGGTCACTTATAGCTGGTGGATTTGTACAAGATGCTCAAAAGTTCCAAGGATTGATGGAAGCTCGGGGATTTACAGTATCTGAGCAACTTCAAGTAACACTCATGGCGTCTCAAACTTTTCTTCGCAGGAGACCATCTGTAAGATAA
- the LOC129892086 gene encoding uncharacterized protein LOC129892086: MAIRRSSFLFRLPWSQDEPSTRPIASTTLLPATSTTNLSTDETPTSNKPPDPTKNTTPGIPTSPTQAGTKSNQHPNTSISPPRPIATSTSLTGETQIPFQPSNMNSTSTNSPARPKSQTTTSNPTTPKISQKPPFRPAGTAPSPKNRASRNESQSSSSHQATNKSRILSPLASPSDTSTKSRLSQSLSSSRLTPQSPATTSTSSPARKAPQVLSTKASQESSDSPSVVKTQMQEKNQAATLPSSPPKSLQEISGPSSKSPQAQSTILDKKEPTEQMKLQTKEVTMSDAVSEAKVSFTDKTMQPTEVSVLKSTMTGTTEGPSEKSRSSSISGESKLLKESASNIQEIKEMDHEAIGKDYGAGEQVQQKQAYMVKQEEATKDHSLVNPVSKGRQTRASASQTRNKIISTGSSQKTAVYSEPHIPLHKEIKDNISKVLNRVAVGGGKQETAGKTPVNVITLAGDNRGASMQLGSDSSTKGGRIYIHRGYKINPDESADATTDGEGRRSKDEQSIDDQTVAAYVNCNVQGINNSISYNSSITERNPGVRMSIPRVPSEPVHSTRLFDAHKAEFSFTPARTIKRRCLRGLFLESSDSDPDKPRRHGCRFGCNDKKK, from the coding sequence ATGGCAATACGGAGGTCATCGTTTCTCTTTCGCCTTCCCTGGTCTCAAGATGAACCATCTACTCGACCCATTGCCAGCACAACCCTTCTTCCGGCCACCAGCACGACCAATCTGTCCACAGATGAAACCCCAACTAGTAACAAGCCACCCGACCCAACGAAAAACACCACCCCTGGAATTCCAACTTCACCAACTCAAGCTGGAACCAAGAGCAATCAGCACCCAAACACCAGCATTTCTCCACCTCGCCCTATTGCTACAAGCACGAGCCTGACTGGTGAAACCCAAATCCCTTTTCAACCCTCTAATATGAACTCTACCTCCACAAATTCTCCAGCTCGGCCTAAGTCTCAAACTACTACTAGTAACCCCACCACACCAAAGATTAGTCAGAAGCCACCATTTAGGCCTGCAGGGACAGCTCCTTCTCCCAAGAATAGGGCATCCAGGAACGAGTCTCAATCCTCATCATCACATCAAGCAACTAATAAGTCTCGCATCTTATCTCCACTAGCTTCACCGTCAGATACATCAACCAAGTCCCGATTGTCTCAATCTCTGTCTTCATCTCGCTTAACTCCTCAATCACCAGCTACGACTTCAACATCCTCCCCAGCACGCAAGGCTCCCCAGGTCCTTTCAACTAAAGCAAGCCAAGAGTCTTCGGACTCTCCATCTGTTGTAAAAACTCAAATGCAAGAAAAGAATCAGGCAGCTACTCTGCCATCATCGCCACCCAAATCACTGCAAGAGATCTCAGGGCCTTCTTCCAAATCCCCACAAGCACAGTCCACCATTCTGGATAAGAAAGAACCAACAGAACAAATGAAGCTCCAAACTAAGGAAGTAACCATGTCAGATGCTGTCTCTGAAGCAAAAGTAAGTTTCACAGACAAGACAATGCAACCTACAGAAGTATCAGTGCTGAAATCCACCATGACAGGCACTACAGAAGGGCCATCCGAGAAATCACGTTCTTCCAGTATTAGTGGTGAATCTAAGTTGCTCAAAGAGTCGGCTAGCAACATTCAGGAAATCAAGGAAATGGATCACGAGGCAATAGGTAAGGACTATGGTGCTGGAGAACAAGTTCAACAAAAACAAGCATATATGGTGAAGCAAGAAGAGGCTACTAAAGATCACAGTTTGGTGAACCCTGTTTCTAAGGGAAGACAAACGAGAGCGAGTGCATCTCAGACGAGGAACAAAATTATATCCACTGGTTCTAGTCAGAAAACTGCAGTTTACAGTGAGCCACATATTCCCCTACACAAAGAGATCAAAGATAACATCTCAAAGGTTCTTAATAGAGTAGCAGTTGGAGGTGGCAAGCAAGAAACTGCAGGAAAAACACCAGTGAATGTGATCACTCTTGCAGGTGATAATCGAGGAGCATCTATGCAACTTGGGTCTGACTCATCCACAAAAGGAGGGCGAATCTACATTCATAGAGGATACAAAATCAACCCTGACGAAAGCGCTGATGCAACCACAGATGGGGAGGGAAGAAGATCAAAAGATGAACAGTCTATCGATGATCAAACGGTAGCTGCATACGTAAATTGCAATGTACAGGGCATCAATAACTCTATTTCATATAACAGTTCCATTACAGAAAGAAATCCAGGTGTACGTATGTCGATCCCACGTGTGCCTTCAGAACCTGTACATTCAACAAGACTATTTGATGCACACAAGGCAGAATTCAGCTTTACACCTGCTagaacaatcaaaagaagatgtCTCAGAGGCCTTTTCCTTGAATCAAGTGATTCTGATCCAGATAAACCTCGGCGGCATGGTTGTCGCTTTGGCTGCaatgataagaaaaaataa